A region from the Mercenaria mercenaria strain notata chromosome 7, MADL_Memer_1, whole genome shotgun sequence genome encodes:
- the LOC123556106 gene encoding uncharacterized protein LOC123556106 produces the protein MEVQCIGSIGRDENGTRLGNMLIKIYKDENTVEIVPFGIESSQTEDWQTHETINSTILITNDMNGAELQCLMDEYNGNKQKKSVLLNVTTTTVRISTPSPTVNIGSAVNMTCELNHIRGWNTIEIHKNCSNTEFIIASLQNNQSVSNFTMEKHISLLENDLTESSAELVLHLENVTCRDACGQGGEIEYMCAVKIGDSWVTGSVKLEFQNVCLSEDNREYNLHPFSCQRYVRCVGEHLYDFKCAGGACASLETQWICGDYDCRGCP, from the exons ATGGAAGTCCAATGCATTGGTAGTATTGGGCGAGATGAAAATGGGACAAGGTTAGGGAATATGCTTATAAAAATATACAAG GACGAGAATACGGTGGAAATTGTGCCATTTGGCATTGAATCGTCACAGACAGAAGACTGGCAAACCCATGAAACTATTAACTCAACAATTTTGATTACAAATGACATGAACGGAGCTGAGTTGCAATGTTTGATGGATGAATATAATGGAAATAAGCAGAAGAAAAGCGTTCTTTTGAATGTAACGACGACAACTG TGAGAATATCGACACCATCGCCTACAGTTAACATAGGCAGTGCGGTCAACATGACTTGCGAACTCAACCATATTCGCGGCTGGAATACCATAGAAATCCATAAAAATTGTAGTAACACTGAGTTCATTATTGCCTCTTTACAAAATAACCAGAGTGTATCTAATTTCACAATGGAAAAACATATCAGTCTGTTGGAAAATGATTTGACTGAGTCTTCGGCAGAACTAGTCTTACATTTAGAGAACGTCACGTGCAGGGATGCTTGTGGTCAAGGTGGTGAAATAGAATATATGTGTGCAGTGAAAATTGGAGACAGTTGGGTGACAGGATCTGTGAAACTagaatttcaaa ATGTTTGCCTCTCTGAAGATAATAGAGAGTATAATCTTCATCCGTTCAGCTGTCAGCGATACGTCAGGTGTGTTGGAGAACATTTATACGACTTTAAATGCGCTGGAGGAGCTTGTGCTTCGCTTGAGACTCAATGGATATGTGGTGACTATGACTGCAGAGGCTGTCCCTAG